The Aphelocoma coerulescens isolate FSJ_1873_10779 chromosome 2, UR_Acoe_1.0, whole genome shotgun sequence genome contains a region encoding:
- the DCSTAMP gene encoding dendritic cell-specific transmembrane protein, giving the protein MPTCISIARNAWEIFISERKPGWKYQIQLFAVCSAVGFLSSFLFFLSMHFSLAHHSLGPLLISGFIWILLSIMLFCFKHLRCFSVLFLLSCGLRNGRDALITAGTGVVVASNIQNIFHNLKVLADSITCHLKHEQFALIKYYVEAIKWIYEAAKLPAELPIVVLKHEFTPSYSISDGALKQELNETEQEIQRMANQLSFMLTILPYIGQKVLPIVGVFLVSFVTGLFIKKFVGSHSTKFKNTYITKQFIAFDEHQKQQQRPCLLPLNRKERKDYVTIPSFFFTRKDRKKMLCSFLPIIIHLCLWLLFAAVDSLFYLLIISVNKYLQEVPDLDIQLSLFQNKNEKSYIISMKEHIAKTDSFKIPLFKHNCIPHPELSLSMTWIQLGVIIFFLIIFGLFSGLLTQLKILVSASFYPDTEIKRIHYLHAKLLKKRGKLQEKTGKNMFARTVNFWFPILKAREAVRKKERSVAE; this is encoded by the exons ATGCCAACTTGCATCTCAATAGCTCGGAATGCATGGGAAATTTTTATATCTGAAAGGAAGCCTGGCTGGAAGTATCAGATACAGCTTTTTGCAGTTTGCTCTGCAGTTggcttcctctccagctttctttttttccttagcaTGCACTTCTCTTTGGCACACCATTCTTTGGGGCCCTTACTGATTTCTGGATTCATCTGGATTTTGCTTTCTATCATGCTCTTCTGTTTCAAGCACCTGCGCTGTTTTAGTGTTCTGTTCCTCCTTTCCTGtggactgagaaatggcaggGATGCTCTTATAACCGCTGGAACTGGTGTTGTGGTGGCCAGCaacatacaaaatatttttcacaatCTAAAGGTTCTGGCAGACAGTATAACCTGTCATTTAAAGCATGAGCAATTTGCCTTGATAAAATATTATGTTGAGGCAATAAAATGGATTTATGAGGCAGCCAAGCTTCCTGCTGAACTACCTATAGTGGTCCTAAAGCATGAATTCACACCATCTTATTCAATTTCAGATGGTGCATTAAAACAAGAGCTAAACGAGACAGAGCAAGAAATCCAGAGAATGGCTAACCAGCTATCTTTTATGTTGACTATATTGCCCTATATAGGTCAGAAAGTATTGCCTATAGTTGGGGTTTTTCTAGTTTCCTTTGTAACTGGCCTCTTTATCAAAAAATTTGTGGGTTCTCATAGCACCAAATTTAAGAATACTTATATCACAAAACAGTTCATTGCATTTGATGAGCACCAAAAGCAACAGCAAAGACCCTGTCTTCTGCCACTtaacagaaaagagagaaaagattatGTGACAATCCCATCTTTCTTCTTCACAagaaaggacaggaaaaaaatgctgtgttCTTTTCTCCCTATAATTATTCATCTTTGCCTCTGGCTTCTGTTTGCTGCAGTAGactctttgttttatttgttaatTATTTCTGTGAACAAATATCTCCAAGAAGTACCGGACCTAGACATTCAACTCAGTCTCTTTCAGAAT AAGAATGAGAAAAGCTATATCATTTCTATGAAAGAGCATATTGCAAAGACTGATTCTTTCAAGATCCCTTTGTTTAAGCATAACTGCATCCCTCATCCAGAGCTCTCTCTCTCCATGACATGGATCCAGCTTGGAGTTATCATCTTCTTCTTAATCATTTTTGGGTTATTCTCTGGCCTCCTGACCCAACTTAAAATACTCGTGTCAGCTTCCTTTTATCCTGACACTGAGATAAAACGGATACATTATTTGCATGCAAAATTActcaaaaaaagaggaaagctacaagagaaaactgggaagaACATGTTTGCAAGAACG gTCAACTTTTGGTTTCCAATACTCAAGGCAAGAGAGGCagtgaggaagaaagaaaggagtgTAGCAGAATGA